The nucleotide window TTTGCAGTTTTTTTGCAGCTTGCAGGTAACGGTCTGGTGTATGGCTCGTTGCGTGCAAATTAGCGATTATTTTTCGGTTGAGCCACAAGCCATATTTTTAAATTTTACTATTTATTTTTTCTTGGAAATCGTCAAATTTAAAAATTTGGCGACTTTCCAAATATGCCTTAACTTCGGTTTAAGCAACTGAACAGCAATGAGCTATACACGTTGTTGGCATTAGTTTTTTAATATTTCTCTTATGTTTTGTCCGATTTCTGTAATGTAAAGAATTGTTTCGCCTCCTTTGGTAACTAATCTACTTTTTTCCCAATCAGTATGACTTGGTTCTTCTGAAACGCTAACTTCCGTTGTTTTAGTCGAACACAATCCACTACTTATTAAGTTGCTTTCAAAATCATTCAGATAGTCGTGTTCTCCGCTTATTTTCTTTTCTATTTCATAACTCTCAATCGAAATGAAATTTTCAAAGTCGGTTAAGAACATATTTTGAATAATTGACGAAGCTCTTAAAAAGTCCGTATAATCAATTTTCTCACTCAAAAAAGCATTAAACATTTTTGCAATATATTCAGAACTTGTATGGTCTTCACACTTGTCAATTATGTAGAGAAGTTTTTCTCCAACTTTTATCCTAAATTTTTGAGATTTCTCAATTTTAGAAATCATTTCATTCCGTTTCTCAATATCTATATCCTTTATTTCGGAAATGAAGTGTATAATTTTCTTTAAAAATAGGTGGTCTTTTATATTTAAAGTTGTTTTTCCCAATCCAACGATAGTTCCAATTACTGGAATGTCTTTTAAAATTCCATCTTCCAATAAACTGTCAGTAATAACTTCAGTCAATTCAATACTAACACCTTGTAAGTTTGTGTCTTTTAAAGTTTCCTCAAAAGAGTTTGATATTTTCTTGATTTCGTTCATTCAAATGTCTAGTCCTGAAATATGGCTACAGGTTAAAATTGAATTAAGCTGATAATTTATATACCATATTCGGTGTTTTATAGTCTAAAGATAAATGTAATCTTATTTCGTTGTATAGATTAATTGCATTTTTTGCAGCTGTTTTTGCGTGAGCCACGTTATCAAAGGATTGGTCGAGATAAAATTCATCTTTTAAGATGCCGTTTACACGCTCTGCCATAGCGTTCTCGTAACAATGGTTTTCCTCGGTCATACTGATATCTATCTTATTTCTTTTAAGTATTTGCGTGTAAACATTGCTACAATACTGTATGCCTCTATCGGAATGGTGTATAAGTCCAGTAGTGTCTTTAGCTTGATATATAGCTTTGTTCAAAGCTCTCTCGCAACCTTTTAGTTCAAGGCTATCACTAAGATCGTAGCCAACTATTTTACGGCTGTACATATCTGTAATGAGTGCTAGGTAACAAAAACCTTTTACTGTTCTTATATAAGTAATGTCTGATGCCCAAACTTGGTTAGGCCTGGTTACCTCTACATCTTTAATGATGTTTTTGTACTTGTAGAACCTGTGCAATGAATTGGTTGTTCTTGAGCTGTATTTCTTTCTAAGTGTTAGCATATTATGTTTTCTAAGGACATTAAATAGCGTATCTCTACCAACTTTAATGTTGGCTTTTGTAAACTCATCATCTAATGATTTCACAAGCTTACGTACACCTTCTCTAGGAAGGGATCTGCGTCTTTTCTGTACTATTTCAATAATCTGCTGCTCTGTTCTTAAACGTTTATCAGCTCTAGATTTGTATTTATAGTACGCATCACGTTTTAGCCCAAAACAATGGGTTATAGTAGTTAAAGAAGCAAATCCCTTAGATTTTTCTTTTGCTTTGATCAGGGCTTTGTTCTTAACTTTTTTTTTAGTTCGGCCACGGATTTATAGCCAAGATCTTCAGCTGCAACTTCTAGGTAAGAGTCTAGCACCAAGGCATCCAGATCCTTTTTTAAGAGTAGTTTTTTAAGCTGTTCGATTTCTTTTTGCAGTGCTTTGATACGCGTTATTTCGTCTTTGGTTTTCACAGTTATTCTAGTGTTCATAAGGTCTTTGCGGTTGTACTTTTTTATCCATTCATTAATGGTGGTAGGTGCAATTCCATAAGCCTTACCTAATTGATACTTGTTTAATTTTCCAGTTGTAAGTTCGTCTAAAATTTTCAGTTTGAAAGGTTCTGAATACCGTCTGATTACTTTGTCATTTTTGTACATAATGTTTAAAATTATGTAGCCTTTATTCAGGACGGGTCAGCATTACACACAACGGTTTTGTGTATGGTTAGTTGCGTGTTTCAGCAACTAATTTAGTAAACAAAAACGAACGCGAGAAAATTCCGAAGGAATTTTCCAAATAAGCACTTACGAAGCAATTAATTATACACGTTGTTAGCCACAGTATTTACTCACGTTGTTGTTTTTCCATCGTAATATATGTAGTGCAAAGCTCTTATTGCATTCACACAATGATTTCCCCAATGAGTGGTAAATCCGAATTTCAATTGCCAAAGTCCATCTTCGATTGCCTCGTCTGTTCCGATTTGGTCTATTTTATAGAGTTCTTCTTTTAAATCCGTATAAATATCCGCAACATCATCGACTAACCAACCTTGTGTTGGCTCGTTTTCATTTTCGTAAGTTGGGTCAAAAACTTCCCAATAAAAACATTCTTTTCCAAGTGAGGAAATCAGATTTACGTTCTGTTCTTTTAGTTTCTCTCTCGTAAAAGTTTCAAATTCCGATTTTTCGCTTGAGTGAATTAATTCGACCGATTTCAGAGAAATTCCAGCGTTATATATTTCAGTCAGTTTTTTATGGATTTCAGGATAAAATTCTTTTTCCTTTATTTCTTTATTTTCAATCAGTTCAATAAATCCACGAGCAACTTTTAGGAAATCTTGAGTTTCCTTTGATTCAAGTAATGATTGTATTTCTTTAGTCAAGTTTTGCATTCGTGGTCATATTGTGGCTAACGGTCTAGTGTATGATTTCGTTGCGTGTTTAAGCACTAAAGTTAGCAAATAAATCACAGATAGAAAGTCCGCGAGGACTTTCGTAAATAGGCTATAACTAGCAATGAATTATACACATTGTTGTGCGTTCGTTTTTATTCCACTATGTTTATTTTCATTCCGTTAATTATTGCTCCGCTCTGCAATTCCGACTCAGTTTTTAATTCCGATGTAGGATTCCATTCTCTTAAAAGCAATTCGTTTTTCTCGTTCCAGCCAATTATTTTAAATCCTTGAGGAATTAATCCTTTTCCAAGGTCATTTTCCTTTTTTCCATTTTCAATAACTGACCAAAATATTCTTGAATATCCTAATCCGCCTTTGTCAAATTGATATTCGTAATATTTGTATTTTTTATTCGGTGAAATTGAATTAGAAAGGATAATCAAATTCGGCTCG belongs to Winogradskyella sp. J14-2 and includes:
- a CDS encoding IS3 family transposase; protein product: MRGRTKKKVKNKALIKAKEKSKGFASLTTITHCFGLKRDAYYKYKSRADKRLRTEQQIIEIVQKRRRSLPREGVRKLVKSLDDEFTKANIKVGRDTLFNVLRKHNMLTLRKKYSSRTTNSLHRFYKYKNIIKDVEVTRPNQVWASDITYIRTVKGFCYLALITDMYSRKIVGYDLSDSLELKGCERALNKAIYQAKDTTGLIHHSDRGIQYCSNVYTQILKRNKIDISMTEENHCYENAMAERVNGILKDEFYLDQSFDNVAHAKTAAKNAINLYNEIRLHLSLDYKTPNMVYKLSA
- a CDS encoding transposase; its protein translation is MYKNDKVIRRYSEPFKLKILDELTTGKLNKYQLGKAYGIAPTTINEWIKKYNRKDLMNTRITVKTKDEITRIKALQKEIEQLKKLLLKKDLDALVLDSYLEVAAEDLGYKSVAELKKKLRTKP
- a CDS encoding DUF5063 domain-containing protein: MQNLTKEIQSLLESKETQDFLKVARGFIELIENKEIKEKEFYPEIHKKLTEIYNAGISLKSVELIHSSEKSEFETFTREKLKEQNVNLISSLGKECFYWEVFDPTYENENEPTQGWLVDDVADIYTDLKEELYKIDQIGTDEAIEDGLWQLKFGFTTHWGNHCVNAIRALHYIYYDGKTTT